The following coding sequences lie in one Mercenaria mercenaria strain notata chromosome 5, MADL_Memer_1, whole genome shotgun sequence genomic window:
- the LOC123557863 gene encoding tubulin beta-4B chain-like, producing MREIVHLQAGQCGNQIGAKFWEVISDEHGIDPTGTYHGDSDLQLERINVYYNEATGGKYVPRAVLVDLEPGTMDSVRSGPFGQIFRPDNFVFGQSGAGNNWAKGHYTEGAELVDSVLDVVRKEAESCDCLQGFQLTHSLGGGTGSGMGTLLISKIREEYPDRIMNTFSVVPSPKVSDTVVEPYNATLSVHQLVENTDETFCIDNEALYDICFRTLKLTTPTYGDLNHLVSATMSGVTTCLRFPGQLNADLRKLAVNMVPFPRLHFFMPGFAPLTSRGSQQYRALTVPELTQQMFDAKNMMAACDPRHGRYLTVAAMFRGRMSMKEVDEQMLNVQNKNSSYFVEWIPNNVKTAVCDIPPRGLKMAATFVGNSTAIQELFKRISEQFTAMFRRKAFLHWYTGEGMDEMEFTEAESNMNDLVSEYQQYQDATAEEEGEFDEEEDEGEADA from the exons ATGCGTGAAATTGTACATCTCCAGGCCGGACAGTGTGGTAACCAGATTGGTGCCAAG TTCTGGGAGGTGATCTCAGACGAGCATGGTATTGATCCCACAGGTACCTACCACGGAGATTCGGACCTCCAACTCGAAAGAATCAATGTCTACTACAACGAAGCAACTG GTGGAAAATATGTCCCTCGTGCAGTACTGGTGGACCTCGAACCCGGGACCATGGACTCCGTGAGGTCCGGACCCTTTGGTCAGATCTTCAGACCAGACAACTTTGTCTTCGGACAGAGTGGAGCTGGTAACAACTGGGCAAAGGGTCACTACACCGAGGGTGCCGAGCTCGTAGACTCCGTACTTGACGTTGTCAGAAAGGAGGCCGAGAGCTGCGACTGTCTCCAGGGATTCCAACTTACACACTCTCTGGGTGGTGGCACTGGATCCGGCATGGGAACTTTACTCATCAGCAAGATTCGTGAGGAGTACCCCGACAGGATCATGAACACTTTCTCAGTTGTTCCGTCACCTAAG GTATCTGACACCGTCGTGGAACCATACAATGCCACGCTGTCAGTTCATCAACTTGTTGAGAATACTGACGAGACATTCTGTATTGACAACGAGGCTTTGTATGACATCTGCTTCAGGACGCTCAAACTGACCACGCCTACATACGGAGACTTGAACCATCTCGTGTCAGCCACAATGTCAGGTGTTACCACGTGTCTCCGTTTCCCAGGTCAGTTGAACGCCGATCTCCGTAAACTGGCCGTCAACATGGTTCCCTTCCCACGTCTCCACTTCTTCATGCCAGGTTTCGCACCTCTTACATCTCGTGGTAGCCAGCAGTACAGGGCTCTGACTGTCCCAGAGCTTACCCAACAGATGTTCGATGCAAAGAACATGATGGCTGCCTGTGACCCACGTCATGGACGTTACCTCACCGTCGCCGCAATGTTCCGTGGCCGTATGTCTATGAAGGAGGTCGATGAACAGATGTTGAACGTCCAGAACAAGAACAGCAGCTATTTCGTCGAATGGATCCCTAACAACGTTAAAACAGCCGTGTGCGATATCCCACCACGTGGCCTCAAAATGGCTGCCACCTTTGTTGGTAACAGCACCGCCATCCAGGAACTGTTCAAGCGTATCTCCGAACAGTTCACCGCTATGTTCCGTCGTAAGGCTTTCTTGCATTGGTACACTGGCGAGGGTATGGACGAGATGGAGTTCACCGAGGCGGAGTCGAACATGAATGACTTAGTATCAGAGTACCAGCAGTATCAGGACGCCACCGCCGAGGAGGAGGGCGAATTTGACGAGGAAGAGGATGAGGGGGAGGCAGACGCATAA
- the LOC123557865 gene encoding tubulin beta-4B chain-like, which produces MREIVHLQAGQCGNQIGAKFWEVISDEHGIDPTGTYHGDSDLQLERINVYYNEATGGKYVPRAVLVDLEPGTMDSVRSGPFGQIFRPDNFVFGQSGAGNNWAKGHYTEGAELVDSVLDVVRKEAESCDCLQGFQLTHSLGGGTGSGMGTLLISKIREEYPDRIMNTFSVVPSPKVSDTVVEPYNATLSVHQLVENTDETYCIDNEALYDICFRTLKLTTPTYGDLNHLVSATMSGVTTCLRFPGQLNADLRKLAVNMVPFPRLHFFMPGFAPLTSRGSQQYRALTVPELTQQMFDAKNMMAACDPRHGRYLTVAAMFRGRMSMKEVDEQMLNVQNKNSSYFVEWIPNNVKTAVCDIPPRGLKMAATFIGNSTAIQELFKRISEQFTAMFRRKAFLHWYTGEGMDEMEFTEAESNMNDLVSEYQQYQDATAEEEGEFDEEEEEDAQQEQQYAK; this is translated from the exons atgCGCGAAATTGTACATCTTCAGGCTGGACAGTGCGGTAACCAGATTGGTGCCAAG ttctggGAGGTGATCTCAGACGAGCACGGTATCGACCCCACCGGAACCTACCACGGAGATTCGGACCTCCAACTCGAGAGAATCAATGTCTACTACAACGAGGCCACTG GTGGAAAATATGTCCCTCGTGCAGTCCTGGTGGATCTCGAACCTGGGACCATGGACTCCGTGAGGTCCGGACCCTTTGGTCAGATCTTCAGACCAGACAACTTTGTCTTCGGACAGAGTGGAGCTGGTAACAACTGGGCCAAGGGTCACTACACCGAGGGTGCCGAGCTCGTGGACTCCGTTCTTGACGTTGTCAGAAAGGAGGCCGAGAGTTGTGACTGTCTCCAGGGATTCCAACTTACACACTCTCTGGGTGGTGGCACTGGATCCGGCATGGGAACTTTACTCATCAGCAAGATTCGTGAGGAGTACCCCGACAGAATCATGAACACTTTCTCAGTTGTTCCCTCACCTAAG GTGTCCGACACCGTTGTAGAACCATACAACGCCACTCTGTCAGTACATCAACTTGTTGAAAATACTGACGAGACATACTGTATTGACAACGAGGCTCTGTATGACATCTGCTTCAGGACGCTCAAACTGACCACGCCTACATATGGAGACTTGAACCATCTCGTGTCAGCCACAATGTCCGGTGTTACCACGTGTCTTCGTTTCCCGGGTCAGCTGAACGCCGATCTCCGTAAACTGGCCGTCAACATGGTTCCTTTCCCACGTCTTCACTTTTTCATGCCAGGTTTCGCACCTCTTACATCTCGTGGTAGCCAGCAGTACAGGGCTCTTACTGTTCCTGAGCTTACCCAACAGATGTTCGACGCCAAAAACATGATGGCTGCCTGTGACCCACGTCACGGACGTTACCTCACCGTCGCCGCCATGTTCCGTGGCCGTATGTCTATGAAGGAGGTCGACGAACAGATGTTGAACGTCCAGAACAAGAACAGTAGCTACTTTGTCGAATGGATCCCCAACAACGTGAAGACCGCCGTCTGTGATATTCCGCCACGTGGTCTTAAAATGGCCGCAACATTCATCGGTAATAGCACTGCCATCCAGGAACTGTTCAAGCGTATCTCCGAACAGTTCACGGCTATGTTCCGTCGTAAGGCTTTCTTGCATTGGTACACTGGCGAGGGTATGGACGAGATGGAGTTCACCGAGGCGGAGTCGAACATGAACGACTTGGTATCAGAGTACCAGCAGTACCAGGACGCCACCGCCGAGGAGGAGGGCGAATTTGAcgaggaagaagaagaagacgcGCAACAAGAACAACAATATGCAAAATAA